A segment of the Candidatus Bipolaricaulota bacterium genome:
GGACGACTGCCCTCCGGTGTTGGAGTAGACCTCGGTGTCGAGGACAAGGACGTTCACGTCCTTGTTCATCGCGAGGACGTGGTCGAGCCCGCCGTAGCCGATGTCGTATGCCCATCCGTCCCCGCCGATGATCCAGATCGACTTCTTGGTGAACAGATTGCGCATCCCGAGGATCTCGTTGAGGAGCGGATCGTCTCCTGCTTCCTTCTCAAGGAGGGAGGCCATCCGCGCGCCCGCCTCCCGCGAGCTCCGCGGGTCGTCCATCCCGGCGAGCCATTCCGCCATCGCCTCCCGCAGTGCGGGAGAGGCCTTTTCCTTCGCCTCCTCGACCAGCCGGGCGAGCCGGGCGCGTCGCGCCTCGAGGGCGAGCTTCATCCCGAACCCGTACTCGGCGTTGTCCTCGAACAGGGAGTTGCCCCACGCCGGGCCATGGCCGTTTCGGTTCGTGCAATAGGGGACGGCCGGGGCCGAGCCGCCGTAGATCGACGAGCAGCCGGTGGCGTTGGCGATCAGCATCCGATCCCCGAACAGCTGGGTGGCGAGCTTGACGTATGGGGTCTCGCCGCAGCCTGGGCAGGCGCCGGAGAACTCGAACAGCGGCTGCAGGAACTGGCTTCCGGTGACGGTATTCGTGTTGACCTTCTCGGGATGGCCGGGGAGCCGCTCGAAGAACTTCCAATTGTCAACTTGATCGAGCTGGGTGGATAGCGGCTTCATTGTAAGGGCCTTGTTCCCCCGCAGCCCCGGGCACACGTTAACGCAGCTCTCGCATCCGGTGCAGTCGAGGGCGCTCACCTGGATTCGGAACCTGAGCCCCTCTAATCCCTTCCCGCGCGCGGGAACGGTCGCGAACCCCTCCGGCGCGTCGGCGAGCTCCTCCTCCGTGGCAAGGACCGGCCGGATCGCAGCATGCGGGCAGACGAACGAGCAGAAGTTGCACTGGATGCAGTTGTCCGGGTTCCACTCCGGAACGTTGATCGCCACCCCGCGCTTTTCGTACTTGCTCGTCCCGGTGGGGAACGTTCCGTCTGGGCCGGTCCAGTCGTACTTCCCGTCGAGCTCCGCGGCGAACGCGCTCACCGGGAGGGAGTCGCCTTCCTGGAGCTCCATCGGGCGCATCACCTCGAGGACCCACTCCGGAACATCCTGTTCACCCTTCTTCTCGTCTCCCTTCGCGTTGGCCCAGGAGGCGGGGACATCGACCTCGATCAGGTTGTCGAGAGCGGCATCGACCGCGGCGTAGTTCATCTGTACGACGTCTTCACCCTTCCGGCCGTAGGTCTTCTTTATCGCCTCCTTCAGCTTGGCGATCGCCTCATCGACCGGGAGGACGCCGGCAAGCTTGAAGAAGACGGTCTGCATGATCATGTTGATCCGCCCGCCGAGCCCGACCTCGGAGGCGATCTTCACCGCGTCGATCGTGTAGAAACGCAGCTTCTTCTGCGCGATTGTCCGCTTGAGGGAGGCAGGGAGATTTCTCTCGAGCTCCTCACCGGTCCACGGGCAGTTGAGGACGAAGATTCCACCGTCCTTGATCCCGGCGAGGAGATCGTACTTGTGCACGAACGCCGGGTTGTGGCAGGCGATGTAGTCGGCGTTCTTGACGAGGTACGGCGACTGGATCGGAGATTTCCCGAACCGGAGGTGCGACATCGTGATCCCGCCGGATTTCTTGGCGTCGTAGGCGAAGTATCCCTGGGCGTAGAGGTCGGTGTTGTCTCCCACGATCTTGATCGCGTTCTTGTTCGCCCCGACCGTTCCGTCTGCACCGAGCCCCCAGAACTTGCACTGGATCGTCCCCTCGGGCGCGACGTCGATCTCCTCCCCGACCGGGAGCGAGGTGCCAGTGACGTCGTCCTCGATCCCGACGGTGAAGTGGTTCTTCGGCTCGTCCTGGGCGAGGTTATCGAACACCGCTCGCACCATCGCCGGGGTGAAGTCCTTCGATCCGAGCCCGTAGCGCCCCCCGACGACGAGGATCTCCCTACCGTACTCCTTGAATGTGGTGGAGACGTCCTGGTAGAGTGGCTCACCGAGTGCGCCCGGCTCCTTGGTCCGGTCGAGGACCGCGATCCTGTTCGCGCTCTTCGGAAGGACGGCGAGGAAGTCCTCCGCCGACCACGGCCGGTACAGCCGCACCTTCACCGCCCCCACCTTCTCCCCCTGGGAGACGAGGTAGTTGACCGTCTCCTCCGCCACGTCGCAGGAGGAACCCATCAGCACGATCACCCGCTCGGCGTCCGGGGCCCCGACGTAGTCGAACAGGTGGTAGTCCCGCCCGACGAGCTCGCTCACCTGGCGCATCGTCTCGGCGACGATCCCGGGGACGGCGAGGTAATAGGGATTCGCCGCCTCTTTCGCCTGGAAGTAGATGTCCGGGTTCTGCGCCGAACCGCGCAGGTGCGGGTGCTCGGGGTTCATCGCCCGGCGGCGGAACGCCTCGATCTCCTCCCACGGGGCGAGCTTCGCCATCTCCTCATAGGGGATGACATCGATCTTCTGGATCTCGTGCGAGGTGCGGAACCCATCGAAGAAGTGGAGGAACGGGACCTTCGCCTTCAGCGCGGCGATGTGGGCCACGAGCGCGAGATCCATCACCTCCTGGACCGAGGACGAGGCGAGGAGGGCGAACCCGGTCTGGCGCGTCGCCATCACATCGGAGTGGTCCCCGAAGATGGAGAGGGCGTGCCCGGCGACGGCGCGGGCCGATACGTGGAAGACGCCGGGGAGGAGCTCTCCCGCGATCTTGTACATGTTCGGGATCATCAGCAGCAACCCCTGCGAAGCGGTGAACGTGGTGGTCAGAGCACCGGCGACGAGTGAACCGTGCACCGCACCGGCGGCGCCGGACTCGGCCTGCATCTCCGTCACCCGGAGGGTCTGGCCGAAGATGTTCTTCCTCCCGTGCGCCGCCCAACTGTCGGCGACCTCACCCATCGGCGAGCTCGGGGTGATTGGGTAGATCGCCGCGACATCGCTCATCGCATAGGCGACGTGCGCCGCTGCCGTGTTCCCGTCGATCGTCATCATCCGTCTATCTCCCATCAGCTTTCCTCCTGAATCAGAATTTACACGCGCCATTGTACTCCCAGGCAAGTTTATCCACAACGGGCTTGCCGCAACGCGGACGATTAGCTAAAGTGTATGCGTAGGGTTGGGATCGTTGTAAGGAGGAGGGTCGAACATGGCTTCGGTTAAGGTTTTGCGCTTTTTATGTCTAAAATTCTCCCGTGCCAGGTACAATCATACTGAATCCAACTGCAAAGAAAGGAGGGTGTGCGATGAAACGCTTGGGGAAGTTCATGTTGCTCCTCGTCCTGGGGCTGACCCTGCTCGTCTCTACAATCGCGGTGACCGGGACAGCGGGCCCAGTCCACATCGGCGGATCGCGCGCCAGCTTTGGCGTTGTGATCGACAGCCCTGGGGGCGGGATCGCACCGTGTTCCACGCCGGTTCACATCGGGGGGAGTTAGTTCTTGAGCGAGGTGTGGCATTATGGTTGCGGGCCTGAAAGTTGTTCGGCGCTGCAACCAAAATGAGCAAGTAGAGCGGAGGCCATCAGCCGAGTTAGAGTTACTTGCTCGTCAGGGGACAGTGGAGGTGACCCGCCAGAGGATAGCGAAAGGGAAGATATTCTACCTCGATGCCGCCAGCGAGTGGGAGGGATTTGAGTTCTTCTACCTTCTCGCTGGCACTCTTTTTGTGAAAAATGAGAACCTGCTCCTCACAGCCGGCGATTATTTCTATCATCATGGCCTTCTCGAACGAGTCTACTTTGAGGTAAAGGAAAACGTCGAATTTCTTCTCGTTTCTTCCCCTCCGAGCTTTCACCTTGTGCGCGAGGAATTCCAAGAGATAATGGCCCTTGCCCGCTCGGTCGAGGAGAAGGACGAGGCGACTGAGGGGCATTGTTCCCGCATCGAGCGATTATCGCTTCACACCGGCGAGCGACTCGGGCTCACCGGAGACCAATTGATCACCCTCTCCTATGCCGCTTATCTGCATGACGTGGGAAAGATCAAGGTGCCGGATGAGATACTCAATAAACCGGGGCCTCTCACCGATGAAGAGTGGGAGGAGATGCGCAGGCATCCTGATTACGGGGCGGAGATGCTCCAGGAGAAGGACTTCCTCAAGGATGCGGCCGAGATCGTCCGCGCCCATCACGAGCGTTACGACGGTACGGGCTATCCCCGCGGTCTAAAAGGAGAAGAGATCCCGATCGAGGCGCGGATCATCTCCGTGGTCGATGCCTACGATGCCATGACCTCGGACCGTCCCTACCGGCGGGCGATGTCGAAGGAAGAGGCGTTTGAAGAGCTGAAGAAAAACGCGGGGACTCAGTTCGATCCCCGCGTCGTGAATGCGTTCCTGTCAGTGATCAAGGATTCCGATGCGTAAGATCCCGCCGAAGGCCAAGCATTTCGCAATCCTGCTCCCCCTCGGTCTCGCGGTCGGCGGGATCGTCGGATACCTGTTCGGCGACCTGCGGTTCGGACTCCTCGCTGGGATCGGGCTCGGGATCCTACTCGCGACGCTGTTCGCGCTCCAAGCCCACTAGAAGTCCTTGAGCAGGTCCTCCAACGTCGGATACCCGATCTCCTGCAGTTCGTAACGGACCCGCGTCGTCGGGACCTTGAACTCGATCAGCCGGGTGAGGTCGATCGGGGTTCCGATCACGACCGCATCGCATTCGACTCGGTTCACCGTCTCCTGCAGGTCCTTGATCTGCTGCTCACCGTAGCCCATCGCCGGCAGGAGCCGTCCGATCTTCGGATATTTGTTGTACGTCTCGGTGATCGAGGCGACGGTGTACGGCCGCGGATCGACGATCTCCGCCGCACCGCACTGCTTGGCGGCGATCGTGCCGGCTCCGTACTTCATCCCGCCGTGGGTGAGGGTTGGCCCGTCCTCGATGACCAGAACCCGCTTGTCCTTGATCACAGATGGGTTCTCCACCATGATCGGGGACGCGGCCTCAATGACCTGAGCACGTGGGTTGACCGAAGCCACGTTCTTGCGCACGAACTGGATGTCGTCGAACGAGGCGGTGTCGATCTTGTTGATCACCACGATATCGGCGGTGCGCAGGTTCACTCCGCTCGGGTAGTAGATGAGCTCGTGCCCGGCCCGGTGCGGATCGACGACGACGATGGACAGGTCGGGCTTGTAGAAGGAGAAATCGTTGTTCCCTCCGTCCCAGATCACGATGTCCGCCTCGGCCTCCGCTTGGCGCAGGATCTTCTCGTAGTCGACCCCGGCGTACACGATCGTTCCTCGGTCGAGGTGTGGCTCGTACTCCTCCCGCTCCTCGATCGTGCACTTGTACCGGTCCAGGTCGGCGTAGGTCTCATAGCGCTGCACCTCCTGTTCCACCAGGTTGCCGTAGGGCATCGGATGGCGGATGACGGCAAGCTTCTTGCCCTTTGCTTTCAGAATATCGGAGACGCGCCGTGTGGTCTGGCTCTTCCCCGATCCGGTGCGCACCGCGGTGATCGAGATGAGCGGCTTTTTCGACTTCAGCATCGTCTCCTTCGTCCCAAGGAGCATGAAGTCGGCTCCGGCGGCGTTGGCGATCGCGGAGCGCTCCATCACGTACTGGTTGGAGACATCGGAGTAGGCGAACACGACGATATCGACGTCCTTCTCCTTGATCAGCTCCTCCAATCTTTCCTCCGGCTCGATCGGAATGCCGTTCGGGTAGAGCTTGCCCGCAAGCTCCGGGGGATAGACTCGTCCCTCGATGTCGGGGATCTGGGTCGCGGTGAACGCGACGACCTCGTAATCGGGGTTGTCCCGGAACACGGTGTTGAAGTTGTGGAAGTCACGACCGGCCGCTCCCATGATGATTACTCGTTTCTTCATCCCATCTCTCCTCTCTGACAAGCGATTATCGCATTATAGCGAGCGGGATGGAAACGCCGCAAGGGGTTGTAAGAAACGGTGATTAAAACTATGATTGTGATAAGATGTCGCTCGCCAATAAGATCACGATCGCTCGCGCCGGGCTGATACCAGCTACCCTTGCCCTCCTCCTCCTGGGCAAGCGGGAGGCGGCCCTCGCCTGCTTCCTCCTCGCCTCGCTCGGGGATGTCCTTGACGGGATCGCTGCCCGCGCGCGCCACGAGGTAAGCCTGCTCGGCAAGGTGCTCGATCCGGCGGTGGATAAGGTAATGTACGCTTCCCTCATCGCCGCCTTTACCTCCATGGGGGATATCTCCCTGACCGCTCTCATCCTTTACTTTATTCCTCAAATCGGCCTTGGAATCGGAGCGATCGTTCTTCACCGCCGCGCCCGGCGGGTGCAAGGGGCACGGCTCCCGGGGAAGGCGGCGGCGGTCCTTACCTTCATTGCGGTGGTCTTCCTCTTCCTCGGCCTCCCCTATCGGGTGATGGTCCTGTATGTGGCGATCGGGGTCGGCTACGGAGCCGCGCTCGATTACCTCCGCGCCGCCTGCTCCCCCGGCCAAGGGACCTCTTCGTAAGGGTGAGTCGGGAACCACGGCGGGATCATGGCCTCGAACCGGACCCGCTTTCCGGTCTTGGGATGAAGAAAGGAGATCCGCCACGCGTGCAGGTACATGTGTTCCCCTCCCTCTCCGTACAACGGATCCCCGACGATCGGATGTCCGATATAGCGGAGGTGGACGCGGAGTTGATGGGTCCGACCGGTGCGTGGCTGTAGGGAGAGGAGCGTCGTCGTGGAAAGGCGAGAGAGGACGTTAAACGCCGTCTGGGCGGGCCGTCCGTTCGGAGTGACTCCCATCACCCGCGGCCGGGCCGGGTCCCTCCCCACCGGGGCGTCGATCAACCCCTCGTCCTCTTCGATCCTCCCTTCGACCAAGCCGAGGTAAATCTTCGTCACCTCACGGGCAGCGAACTGGGCCTTAAGCCGGGAGAGGGCCTGTTCCGTCTTCGCTACCACCAGGATCCCGCTCGTCTCCTTATCCAATCGGTGCACGATCCCCGGCCGAGCCGGGTCGTCGTCCACCGGCAGGGTGCGGGATCGGATGAGTCCCTCGACGAGCGTCCCACCGTCCGTACCTGCACCGGGATGAACCACCATCCCGGCCGGCTTGTTCACCACCACGATCTCGTCGTCCTCATGGATGATCGGGATCGGGATCTCATGCGGGGTGAGGAGGGGGCGGACGGGAGCCGCCCAACCCACCCGCTCTCCGGCCCGCACCCGCCGCGCCGGCTGGCGGCACGGGGAGGCGGAGATGGAGACGAACCCGCCTTCGATCGCCCGCTTCACCTCGCTGCGGGAGACCCCGCGGAGCCTCCCGACGAGAAACAGGTCGAGCCGCAGCCCGGCTTCATCCTCCTTCACTTCGAATTCAGCTGCTTCCATCAACTTTCCTCATCAATTTTGCGGTACATGCTGAGCCCCGTATAATAGTAAAATTGATCGTGAAAAGAAAAAATGAGATGCCCGCTTCGTGAGGCGGATCATCCCGAGCGGGATTTTTCCTTCCTCATGAGCGCAAAAAGGAGTGTGAGCGGGGGCTTCCGCAGGTGATGAGATGAATATCGAGTTCATCGAAGCATTGGAAGAGATGGCGAAGGAGAAGGGGATCACGCGCGAGGAACTGTACGCGGCGATCCGCAAGGGGCTCGCCGTCGGCTATCAGGAGGAGTACCACGTCGATTCCCCAGTCACGGTGGAGATCGACCCCCGCTCCGGAGATATTACGATAAATGGCGAGAGGATCGACAAGATCAACTTCGGCCGCATCGCTGCTAAGCGGGCGGAAGAGACGATCCGCCAGGAGATTACGCGCAAGCGCCGGGAGTTCATCTACGAGCTCTACGTGAACCGGGTCGGGGAGATCATCACCGGCTCGATCCACCGATTCGAGGGGAAGAACGTGTGGGTCAACCTCGGAGAGGCGGAGGCCCTCCTCCCTGATTCAGAGCGAATCCCGGGGGAGCGGTACCGGGCCGGTGGCCGGCTGCGCGCCTACCTCGTCTCTGTAGAAAAGACCCAAGGCGACCCGCGGATCATCATCTCCCGTGCTCATCCAGAGTTCGTGCATCAGCTCCTTCGGCTGGAGGTCCCGGAGCTGGAAGAGGGGACGATCGTCGTGCGGAAGATCGCCCGCGAACCGGGGCGGAGGAGCAAAGTGGTGGTGGAATCACTTGATCCGAACGTCGACCCGGTCGGGACGTGCGTCGGCGCCGGCGGGGCGCGGGTGCGGGTCGTGACGCGAGAGCTCGGGGGGGAGAAGATCGACTTCGTCCGCTACAGCGATGATCCGGCGCAGCTCATCCGTCACAGCCTATCTCCGGCCTCTGTCATCTCGGTGGAGCTGGACGATGAAAACAGAACCGCCAAGGTCCTTGTCCCGGACGACGAGCTCTCCCTCGCCATCGGAAAAGGGGGACAGAACGTGCGCCTGACCGCCAAGCTGGTCGGATACGACATCACCGTTACGAGCCCGAGCGAGGAGGCGGGGAGCTGACCGGCGGCGCTCGCCCACAATGAGAGAGACGAGGGAGCGGCTCTTCCGCAGGCTCTTCCGCTTCACCCGCTACTACGCGTGGTGGGTCCTCCTTCTCACCCTTCTGATCACCGGGGCCGGGGTCTATTACATCCAACAACTCCCGTTGCGCAGTTCGTACCTCGATCTCCTTCCGCGCAACGATCCCCTCATCGAGGAGTATAAAGAGAACGAGGCTTACCTCGCCCAGCTCGATTACATCGCCATCCTCCTCCAGCTTGAGGATCCAGCAGGCAAGACAAAAGCTGAGCGGGAGGCGGTCTTACTCGACGCGGCGGTCAAGATCAAACAGGCCCTGGACGCGGATCCAGAGTTCGCCGAGGTAACGTACCTCGTCGAGCCCTCCCCCAAGATCCCGGATCAGTACCTTCTCCTCTATCAGCTCGACGCCGCCAAACTCGCCCGCATCGAGGCGAGCATCAACCTCGCCCGCCACGCGATCGGAGGAGGCGAGCTCTCCGGGCTCCCTCCGATCGACCTCGCCACCGCCTACGGTCAGATCGAGGAGAAGTTCAAGGATGCGATCTCCTCCGGTGGAGGGGACGGAGTCGGTCTGGGGGAGTCGTCTGAGATCGAACAAGAGTTGGTGCAGCT
Coding sequences within it:
- the nifJ gene encoding pyruvate:ferredoxin (flavodoxin) oxidoreductase — protein: MGDRRMMTIDGNTAAAHVAYAMSDVAAIYPITPSSPMGEVADSWAAHGRKNIFGQTLRVTEMQAESGAAGAVHGSLVAGALTTTFTASQGLLLMIPNMYKIAGELLPGVFHVSARAVAGHALSIFGDHSDVMATRQTGFALLASSSVQEVMDLALVAHIAALKAKVPFLHFFDGFRTSHEIQKIDVIPYEEMAKLAPWEEIEAFRRRAMNPEHPHLRGSAQNPDIYFQAKEAANPYYLAVPGIVAETMRQVSELVGRDYHLFDYVGAPDAERVIVLMGSSCDVAEETVNYLVSQGEKVGAVKVRLYRPWSAEDFLAVLPKSANRIAVLDRTKEPGALGEPLYQDVSTTFKEYGREILVVGGRYGLGSKDFTPAMVRAVFDNLAQDEPKNHFTVGIEDDVTGTSLPVGEEIDVAPEGTIQCKFWGLGADGTVGANKNAIKIVGDNTDLYAQGYFAYDAKKSGGITMSHLRFGKSPIQSPYLVKNADYIACHNPAFVHKYDLLAGIKDGGIFVLNCPWTGEELERNLPASLKRTIAQKKLRFYTIDAVKIASEVGLGGRINMIMQTVFFKLAGVLPVDEAIAKLKEAIKKTYGRKGEDVVQMNYAAVDAALDNLIEVDVPASWANAKGDEKKGEQDVPEWVLEVMRPMELQEGDSLPVSAFAAELDGKYDWTGPDGTFPTGTSKYEKRGVAINVPEWNPDNCIQCNFCSFVCPHAAIRPVLATEEELADAPEGFATVPARGKGLEGLRFRIQVSALDCTGCESCVNVCPGLRGNKALTMKPLSTQLDQVDNWKFFERLPGHPEKVNTNTVTGSQFLQPLFEFSGACPGCGETPYVKLATQLFGDRMLIANATGCSSIYGGSAPAVPYCTNRNGHGPAWGNSLFEDNAEYGFGMKLALEARRARLARLVEEAKEKASPALREAMAEWLAGMDDPRSSREAGARMASLLEKEAGDDPLLNEILGMRNLFTKKSIWIIGGDGWAYDIGYGGLDHVLAMNKDVNVLVLDTEVYSNTGGQSSKSTPLGAVAKFAASGKKTKKKDLGRMFMSYGYVYVASVAMGANMNQCLKAFQEAESYPGPSIIIAYAPCINQGLRKGMGKVQEEEKLAVEVGYWPLYRYDPRLKAQGKNPFQLDSKEPSGDFHEFLMSEVRYASLVKSFPEEAARLHRELEAECRARYEEYKKLAEL
- a CDS encoding HD-GYP domain-containing protein — protein: MTRQRIAKGKIFYLDAASEWEGFEFFYLLAGTLFVKNENLLLTAGDYFYHHGLLERVYFEVKENVEFLLVSSPPSFHLVREEFQEIMALARSVEEKDEATEGHCSRIERLSLHTGERLGLTGDQLITLSYAAYLHDVGKIKVPDEILNKPGPLTDEEWEEMRRHPDYGAEMLQEKDFLKDAAEIVRAHHERYDGTGYPRGLKGEEIPIEARIISVVDAYDAMTSDRPYRRAMSKEEAFEELKKNAGTQFDPRVVNAFLSVIKDSDA
- a CDS encoding GTPase; the protein is MSERRDGMKKRVIIMGAAGRDFHNFNTVFRDNPDYEVVAFTATQIPDIEGRVYPPELAGKLYPNGIPIEPEERLEELIKEKDVDIVVFAYSDVSNQYVMERSAIANAAGADFMLLGTKETMLKSKKPLISITAVRTGSGKSQTTRRVSDILKAKGKKLAVIRHPMPYGNLVEQEVQRYETYADLDRYKCTIEEREEYEPHLDRGTIVYAGVDYEKILRQAEAEADIVIWDGGNNDFSFYKPDLSIVVVDPHRAGHELIYYPSGVNLRTADIVVINKIDTASFDDIQFVRKNVASVNPRAQVIEAASPIMVENPSVIKDKRVLVIEDGPTLTHGGMKYGAGTIAAKQCGAAEIVDPRPYTVASITETYNKYPKIGRLLPAMGYGEQQIKDLQETVNRVECDAVVIGTPIDLTRLIEFKVPTTRVRYELQEIGYPTLEDLLKDF
- a CDS encoding CDP-alcohol phosphatidyltransferase family protein, translated to MSLANKITIARAGLIPATLALLLLGKREAALACFLLASLGDVLDGIAARARHEVSLLGKVLDPAVDKVMYASLIAAFTSMGDISLTALILYFIPQIGLGIGAIVLHRRARRVQGARLPGKAAAVLTFIAVVFLFLGLPYRVMVLYVAIGVGYGAALDYLRAACSPGQGTSS
- a CDS encoding RluA family pseudouridine synthase, translating into MEAAEFEVKEDEAGLRLDLFLVGRLRGVSRSEVKRAIEGGFVSISASPCRQPARRVRAGERVGWAAPVRPLLTPHEIPIPIIHEDDEIVVVNKPAGMVVHPGAGTDGGTLVEGLIRSRTLPVDDDPARPGIVHRLDKETSGILVVAKTEQALSRLKAQFAAREVTKIYLGLVEGRIEEDEGLIDAPVGRDPARPRVMGVTPNGRPAQTAFNVLSRLSTTTLLSLQPRTGRTHQLRVHLRYIGHPIVGDPLYGEGGEHMYLHAWRISFLHPKTGKRVRFEAMIPPWFPTHPYEEVPWPGEQAARR
- the nusA gene encoding transcription termination factor NusA, with the protein product MNIEFIEALEEMAKEKGITREELYAAIRKGLAVGYQEEYHVDSPVTVEIDPRSGDITINGERIDKINFGRIAAKRAEETIRQEITRKRREFIYELYVNRVGEIITGSIHRFEGKNVWVNLGEAEALLPDSERIPGERYRAGGRLRAYLVSVEKTQGDPRIIISRAHPEFVHQLLRLEVPELEEGTIVVRKIAREPGRRSKVVVESLDPNVDPVGTCVGAGGARVRVVTRELGGEKIDFVRYSDDPAQLIRHSLSPASVISVELDDENRTAKVLVPDDELSLAIGKGGQNVRLTAKLVGYDITVTSPSEEAGS